The Phoenix dactylifera cultivar Barhee BC4 unplaced genomic scaffold, palm_55x_up_171113_PBpolish2nd_filt_p 000329F, whole genome shotgun sequence genome includes a window with the following:
- the LOC103696234 gene encoding protein PSK SIMULATOR 1 — MALESWLTKVRSAISTGLDSVRSTMNATDAIAIIARKKATVGILAFEIASLMSKLLHLWRSLSDAQIARVRHETIALQGIRKIVSDDDSFLLGLACAELTDTLRLVANSASTTLSKRCADPCLREFHQMFKEFSESGHDPHRWVMSWKEMESKAKKMDRYVSSTAALYKEMDELSEAEHGLRKLLQCGGGCNKNIPASKIAAIAELQQKIFWQRQEVKYLKQTSLWSCSFDAIVSLLARSSFTVLARIKQVFGFEFYPLPRSLSISATVYPSSDTPPPPPAASPSKKRQRCRFFESNSAVLVPPPETLGAAALALHYANLIIVIEKMIRSPWAVGPTARDDLYSMLPGSVRGILRRRLRGVGEWGAASDAGLAAEWRAALARISEWLGPVAHNTVRWQGERSFEGRRSAGAAPRNGVLLLQTLFFANREKVEAAIAELLVGLNYVWRFEREMAARAALMHMDSQDDK; from the coding sequence ATGGCTCTCGAGTCATGGCTAACCAAAGTAAGGTCTGCCATCTCGACCGGCCTCGACTCGGTCCGGTCGACGATGAACGCCACTGACGCCATTGCCATCATCGCCCGCAAGAAGGCCACTGTGGGCATCCTCGCCTTTGAGATCGCCAGCCTCATGTCGAAGCTCCTCCATCTATGGCGCTCGCTCTCCGATGCGCAGATCGCCCGCGTCCGCCATGAGACCATCGCGTTGCAGGGAATCCGCAAGATCGTCTCCGATGACGACTCCTTCCTCCTCGGCCTCGCATGCGCCGAGCTCACCGACACGCTCCGCCTCGTCGCCAACTCCGCCTCCACCACCTTAAGCAAGCGCTGCGCCGATCCCTGCCTACGTGAATTCCACCAGATGTTCAAGGAATTCTCCGAATCTGGCCACGACCCGCACCGGTGGGTGATGAGCTGGAAGGAGATGGAAAGCAAAGCCAAGAAGATGGATCGCTACGTCTCATCCACCGCTGCTTTATACAAAGAGATGGACGAGCTCTCAGAGGCTGAGCACGGGCTGCGGAAGCTCCTGCAGTGTGGCGGGGGATGCAACAAGAACATCCCAGCAAGCAAGATCGCGGCCATTGCTGAACTCCAGCAAAAAATCTTCTGGCAGCGGCAGGAGGTCAAGTATTTGAAGCAGACCTCCCTGTGGAGCTGCAGCTTTGACGCCATCGTCTCGCTGCTCGCCCGATCGTCGTTCACAGTGCTCGCAAGAATCAAACAAGTATTCGGATTTGAGTTTTATCCCCTCCCTCGCAGCCTCTCCATATCGGCTACCGTGTATCCATCTTCCGacacgccgccgccgccgccggcggcaTCGCCGTCAAAGAAGAGGCAGCGGTGCAGGTTCTTCGAGTCGAATTCAGCGGTGCTGGTGCCGCCACCGGAAACTTTGGGAGCAGCGGCGCTCGCATTGCATTACGCAAATCTGATTATAGTGATCGAGAAGATGATCCGGTCACCGTGGGCGGTCGGGCCGACTGCGAGGGATGATTTGTACAGCATGCTGCCGGGAAGCGTGAGGGGGATTCTGCGGCGGCGGCTGAGGGGGGTGGGGGAGTGGGGGGCGGCGTCGGATGCGGGGCTGGCGGCAGAGTGGCGGGCGGCGCTGGCGAGGATCAGTGAGTGGCTAGGGCCGGTGGCGCACAACACGGTGCGGTGGCAGGGTGAGCGGAGCTTCGAGGGACGACGGAGCGCGGGGGCGGCGCCCCGGAACGGCGTGCTCCTACTCCAGACACTCTTCTTCGCCAACCGTGAGAAGGTGGAGGCCGCCATCGCCGAGCTCCTCGTCGGCCTCAACTACGTGTGGAGGTTTGAGAGGGAGATGGCCGCCCGGGCGGCGTTGATGCACATGGATTCCCAAGACGACAAGTAG